Within the Butyrivibrio sp. AE3004 genome, the region ATGCTCTGTATCAAATCTGTAAACATTGACTCGATCCATGCCCAGATCTGCAGCTAAAAGATATTTATTATCCTTTGTTACTTTTATACACTGAACATGAGGAGTATGATTTCTACCCGCTATTGTTCCAAGACCTTTATGAAATTTCTCATCAGTAATATCCCCAATGCTTCCGTCTTCTTTAAGTTCAAGAATAGTAACCTTACCATCATGATATCCTGCGCAAACAAGAAATCTGTCATATTGGTCCATATTAATATAACAGCCACGCATACCATTTATTGATGCCTTGTTAAGAATTGTAAGACTACCATCGTCTTCAATATGATAAGCCTCAACGCCGGCATCAGTAATAGAATAAAGTGTTTCCTTACTATGTGACAGAACTATGTAAGAAGAATTTGTTATTTTAACTTTCTCTTTCTCAGTCATTCTTCCATTTTTCATATCCACATCATATATGCGAATGCCATAGTTCTCTTTTGATCCAGAAGTATAGCTCGCAACATAAGCTACATACTTATCATTTTCCTTAGACATATCTGTCACCTCGCAGTTAGTTATTTATAGTATAATTTTATGTTATTTTACAGAATTTGCAAGGACACTATAATTTTTTCTATAGTTTCTGTTCATCTTAAAACAATCATATAATGAAATGAATCTTCCTTCTCCAAAACGCATAACAGCAATATGTGCTATGCATCCCTTATCAAGAA harbors:
- a CDS encoding lactonase family protein, whose product is MSKENDKYVAYVASYTSGSKENYGIRIYDVDMKNGRMTEKEKVKITNSSYIVLSHSKETLYSITDAGVEAYHIEDDGSLTILNKASINGMRGCYINMDQYDRFLVCAGYHDGKVTILELKEDGSIGDITDEKFHKGLGTIAGRNHTPHVQCIKVTKDNKYLLAADLGMDRVNVYRFDTEHGKISDIDVIHCDQESSPRHMQFSKDGRFLYVVFEQQCSINVYMYTEEKGIPSFEEIQSVQNSDEQDTIGVASSALKFSDDYNYLVSSVAGENNVIVYKVDKETGLLTKKIELPISGEYPKDACLFPDNKHLVSLNQESNTMTFFNINFDNNTLVMNGPELKVDRPNCIIFHKLGERIKVR